The Fimbriimonadaceae bacterium genome contains the following window.
TGGTCAGCCGGATCGTGTTGTAGATCAGCACCCCGCTGGTGACAAGGAGCATCCCGCCGACCAGGGCCCCCAGCCACCGGACGGCCGACATGGCTTGGTCGAGGAAACTCTGCTCGTCGGCGAGGTAGAGGGCCTTCTCGACCCCGTCCATCTTGCCCACCTTGTCGGCGACCGATTTGGCCTTGGCGAGTTCGGAGAACCGGACGACGAAGGCGTCGGGCATCGGGTTGTCGATCTCCAGGCCCTTCACGTCGATGCCGGGATTGTCCTTCTTGAACGCCTCCCAGACCTCCTCCCGCGACTGGTGGGTGACCGACTCGACGCCGTCCACCTTCTTGATCGTGTCACCGAGGGCCTTGACCGCGTCGGGGCCGACCCCGTCCTTGACGAAGACCTTCATCTCGAACCGGCCCGCGATCTTTTGGGCGTAGCCGGTCAGACCCAGGTAGGCCGAGCCCAGGCCGCCCAGCACGAAGAGCGCCATCGCGCAGGTCGTGACCGAGGCGAACGTCATCCACGTGTTCCGTCGGAGCGAGACCAGGGCCTCGCCCAGCAGGAACTCAACTCTGTCCAACCAGTCCATCCGTCTCCTCTTCTTCGGGTACCT
Protein-coding sequences here:
- a CDS encoding ABC transporter permease, producing MDWLDRVEFLLGEALVSLRRNTWMTFASVTTCAMALFVLGGLGSAYLGLTGYAQKIAGRFEMKVFVKDGVGPDAVKALGDTIKKVDGVESVTHQSREEVWEAFKKDNPGIDVKGLEIDNPMPDAFVVRFSELAKAKSVADKVGKMDGVEKALYLADEQSFLDQAMSAVRWLGALVGGMLLVTSGVLIYNTIRLTIVARRREIRTMQIVGATPFTVWTPMLIEGAVQGVVGGLLATLVLGVVYAVVGALASGLMAFRLQAAYPFGPMLALLGVVGAAYGVVCSALALREPAEAKA